The following are encoded in a window of Propionispora vibrioides genomic DNA:
- the lon gene encoding endopeptidase La — protein sequence MAKNRRTIPLLPLRGILVFPYMIIHLDVGREKSISALEEAMVHDRLIMLATQRDAQDDKPEAEDIFSIGTVAEVKQLLKLPGGTIRVLVEGLHRAEIIEYTEQEPFYQVEIDEFDEEDVKTPEVEALTRTVVHQFEQWVKLSKKIPPETLVSVVVVEEPGRLADLIASHLSLKIEDKQALLDAIGVAERLERLCEILGREMEILELEKKINVRVRKQMEKTQKEYYLREQLKAIQKELGDKDDRTAEVDEYRQRLTEKEFPEDVTEKINKEIERLEKMPPMVAESAVIRTYLDWLLSLPWLDRTEDRLDISLAEQTLDNDHYGLEKVKERILEYLSVRKLTETMKGPILCLVGPPGVGKTSLARSIARSMERKFVRISLGGVRDEAEIRGHRRTYVGALPGRILQGIRTAGSQNPVFLLDEIDKMSADFRGDPSAALLEVLDPEQNNTFSDHYIELPFDLSKVLWVVTANVMHNIPRPLLDRMEVISIAGYTEEEKIEIAKRYLVPKQIRDHGLTEKQIVFSEGTLQKVIRDYTREAGVRNLERNIANLCRKSARKIVQNDRSAIKITAQNLHTFLGAPKYRHSQVETSHQVGVATGMAWTEVGGDILGTEVSIMKGKGKLTLTGQLGEVMRESAQAGFSYIRSRAEELGIDPEFYEKNDIHIHLPEGAIPKDGPSAGITMATAVASALTGIPIRSDLSMTGEITLRGRVLPVGGIKEKVLAAHRAGIKRIILPKENKRDMDDIPGNIKRSLEFYLVEHMDEVLEKALVRE from the coding sequence ATGGCAAAGAACAGACGTACAATTCCGCTATTGCCGCTACGAGGTATTCTGGTTTTTCCCTATATGATCATCCATTTGGACGTAGGCCGGGAAAAATCAATCAGTGCTTTGGAAGAGGCAATGGTACATGACCGCTTAATTATGCTCGCTACTCAACGGGATGCTCAGGATGACAAACCGGAAGCCGAGGATATTTTCAGCATTGGCACGGTTGCCGAAGTAAAACAACTGTTAAAGCTTCCCGGTGGTACAATCCGCGTATTGGTGGAGGGTCTTCACCGGGCTGAGATTATAGAATATACCGAACAGGAACCCTTTTATCAGGTGGAAATTGATGAGTTTGACGAAGAGGATGTAAAGACGCCGGAAGTCGAAGCGCTGACCCGGACGGTAGTTCACCAGTTTGAACAGTGGGTTAAATTAAGCAAAAAGATTCCGCCGGAAACGTTGGTTTCGGTCGTAGTTGTGGAAGAACCGGGCCGGCTGGCCGATTTGATTGCCAGTCACCTGTCTTTAAAGATTGAAGATAAGCAAGCCTTGCTGGATGCCATCGGCGTAGCCGAACGGCTGGAGAGATTGTGCGAAATACTGGGACGGGAAATGGAGATTCTCGAACTAGAGAAGAAGATTAATGTCCGGGTTCGTAAGCAAATGGAAAAAACACAAAAAGAATATTATCTCCGGGAGCAGTTAAAAGCCATTCAAAAGGAATTGGGCGATAAGGATGACCGGACGGCTGAAGTCGATGAGTACCGTCAGCGTTTGACCGAGAAGGAATTCCCGGAAGATGTGACAGAGAAAATCAATAAGGAAATTGAACGCTTGGAAAAAATGCCTCCTATGGTGGCGGAAAGCGCCGTTATCCGTACCTATCTTGATTGGCTGCTCAGTTTGCCATGGCTGGATAGAACAGAGGACCGGCTGGATATTTCCCTGGCTGAGCAAACCTTGGACAATGACCATTATGGTCTGGAAAAGGTAAAAGAGCGTATCTTGGAGTATTTATCGGTACGCAAACTGACTGAGACGATGAAAGGACCTATTTTATGTCTCGTTGGACCGCCCGGTGTAGGGAAAACTTCGCTGGCCCGTTCCATTGCCCGTTCGATGGAACGCAAGTTTGTCCGCATATCGCTGGGCGGTGTACGGGATGAAGCCGAAATCCGGGGCCATCGCCGTACCTATGTAGGGGCGCTGCCGGGCCGAATCCTTCAGGGTATCCGGACGGCAGGTTCGCAGAATCCGGTATTTTTGCTTGATGAAATTGATAAAATGAGCGCTGATTTCCGGGGCGACCCTTCGGCGGCCTTGCTGGAGGTACTTGACCCGGAACAGAATAATACCTTCAGCGATCACTATATTGAGCTGCCCTTTGACCTTTCCAAGGTATTGTGGGTGGTTACGGCTAATGTCATGCACAACATTCCGCGACCGTTACTCGATCGTATGGAAGTAATCAGCATTGCCGGTTACACGGAAGAGGAAAAAATCGAGATTGCCAAGCGCTATTTGGTTCCCAAACAAATCCGCGACCATGGTCTGACGGAAAAACAAATCGTTTTCTCGGAAGGAACACTGCAAAAGGTGATCCGGGATTATACCAGGGAAGCCGGTGTGCGTAATCTTGAACGGAATATTGCTAATTTGTGCCGCAAGTCGGCCCGCAAAATTGTGCAAAACGATCGTTCGGCGATTAAGATCACGGCACAAAATCTTCATACTTTCCTGGGAGCGCCCAAATACCGTCACAGCCAGGTGGAAACCAGCCATCAGGTCGGTGTAGCTACCGGCATGGCCTGGACGGAAGTGGGCGGCGATATTTTGGGCACAGAAGTTTCGATTATGAAAGGTAAAGGCAAATTGACCCTTACCGGGCAATTGGGCGAGGTCATGCGCGAATCGGCGCAAGCCGGCTTTAGCTATATTCGCTCGCGGGCGGAAGAACTAGGTATTGATCCTGAATTTTATGAGAAAAACGATATTCATATCCACTTGCCGGAAGGCGCTATTCCGAAAGACGGACCTTCCGCCGGCATTACAATGGCTACCGCCGTCGCTTCGGCTTTAACAGGTATTCCTATTCGCAGCGATTTGTCAATGACCGGGGAAATTACTCTGCGGGGCCGGGTATTGCCGGTCGGCGGCATTAAGGAAAAGGTGCTGGCGGCACACCGGGCGGGTATAAAAAGAATCATTCTGCCGAAAGAGAATAAGCGGGATATGGATGATATACCGGGAAACATAAAGCGAAGTTTGGAATTTTATTTGGTGGAACATATGGATGAAGTATTAGAAAAGGCATTGGTGAGGGAATGA
- the yihA gene encoding ribosome biogenesis GTP-binding protein YihA/YsxC yields the protein MTENREDAQQRGPIQIIRAEYVASAVKQSQYPPMNEEDKEFVFVGRSNVGKSSLINSLSRQHGLARTSGTPGKTQTLNFYQLTAKLDETSRQRFFLVDLPGYGYARTGREARRQWAKFIEEYLLSSPRIKLVCQLIDIRHKPMESDILTYRWLEEQGLPLQVIATKADKISRMTVNKQLKAIQEGIGMRNGQLLPYSSAKGTGRDQLLDVIGRLLLN from the coding sequence ATGACGGAGAACAGGGAGGACGCGCAGCAGCGTGGTCCGATTCAGATTATCAGAGCCGAGTATGTTGCTTCGGCGGTTAAACAGAGCCAGTATCCGCCGATGAATGAGGAAGACAAGGAATTTGTATTTGTCGGGCGGTCCAATGTCGGAAAGTCGTCGCTCATCAATTCCTTGTCACGCCAGCATGGTTTGGCCCGGACAAGCGGCACACCGGGGAAAACGCAGACACTCAACTTTTATCAGTTAACGGCCAAGCTGGATGAAACAAGCCGCCAACGTTTCTTTCTGGTGGATTTACCCGGCTATGGCTATGCCCGTACCGGACGGGAAGCGCGCCGTCAATGGGCTAAATTTATTGAAGAATATCTGCTGTCTTCGCCGCGCATTAAACTGGTCTGCCAGTTGATTGATATTCGTCATAAGCCGATGGAAAGCGATATATTAACCTATCGCTGGCTGGAGGAACAGGGGCTGCCGCTGCAGGTGATAGCAACCAAGGCCGACAAGATTTCCCGTATGACGGTGAATAAACAGCTTAAGGCTATTCAGGAGGGTATCGGCATGCGGAATGGACAGCTTCTGCCCTATTCCTCTGCCAAAGGGACCGGGCGGGACCAGCTGCTTGACGTTATTGGCCGTCTTTTGTTAAACTAA
- the ahbA gene encoding siroheme decarboxylase subunit alpha: protein MLTAFDKALLNKIQENLPLVSRPYAELAKQLGVEETAVIERLNFLKKQGYIRRIGPFFDSAKLGYIGTLVAVRVREEDVPAVAAAINAYSGVTHNYERYSEGGTQYNLWFTLLSPDVGSQARVLARIEALPGVERLVSLPSGKKYKISVRFTL, encoded by the coding sequence ATGTTAACTGCATTTGATAAAGCATTATTGAATAAGATTCAGGAAAACCTGCCGCTTGTAAGCCGGCCTTATGCTGAACTGGCCAAACAGCTTGGCGTGGAAGAAACAGCAGTGATCGAGCGGCTGAATTTTTTAAAGAAGCAGGGCTATATCCGCCGTATCGGTCCTTTCTTTGACTCGGCTAAGCTGGGGTACATCGGTACTTTGGTGGCGGTACGGGTCCGGGAAGAGGACGTGCCGGCTGTAGCGGCCGCTATTAATGCCTATAGCGGTGTGACCCATAACTATGAGCGGTATAGCGAGGGAGGTACGCAGTATAATTTGTGGTTCACCTTGCTTTCGCCCGATGTCGGCAGTCAGGCCCGCGTGCTGGCAAGGATTGAAGCGCTGCCCGGCGTGGAACGCCTGGTCAGTCTGCCGTCCGGAAAAAAATACAAGATCAGTGTTCGTTTTACTTTATGA